A single genomic interval of Apis cerana isolate GH-2021 linkage group LG2, AcerK_1.0, whole genome shotgun sequence harbors:
- the LOC107996868 gene encoding transcription initiation factor IIA subunit 2, with translation MSYQLYRNTTLGNTLQESLDELIQYGQITPQLAIKVLLQFDKAINQALATRVKSRLTFKAGKLNTYRFCDNVWTFMLNDVEFREVQEVAIVDKVKIVACDGKTLDGDAAAKR, from the exons ATGTCttatcaattatatcgaaACACAACATTAGGTAATACATTACAAGAAAGTCTGGATGAATTGATTCAA TATGGACAAATTACACCTCAATTAGCAATTAAAGTACTATTACAATTTGATAAGGCAATAAATCAAGCACTTGCAACCAGAGTTAAATCACGACTTACATTTAAG gctggtaaattaaatacttacaGATTTTGTGACAATGTATGGACTTTTATGCTTAATGATGTTGAATTTCGTGAAGTTCAAGAAGTTGCAATAGtagataaagttaaaattgttgCTTGTGATGGAAAAA catTGGATGGAGATGCAGCCGCAAAGCGATAA
- the LOC107996867 gene encoding membrane-bound transcription factor site-2 protease isoform X2, with translation MDRSKFWTVWFNTGVIVSVIILPIATIAILRMTFNIWTNGPSIDNTNSESLLEPMLPGIDVPFNEIGYYIITLAVCSIMHELGHALAAAREDVQLFGLGILIAFTIPIAYVHISSEQLSSLPLKNQLRVTCAGIWHNVVLATVAATILMLSTWLWAPFYAVGNGIYVKTILPNSPVLGPTGLLEQDVIYEINDCSIKHAEDWYDCILNTINQPALGYCVKQSFIQEYDESIPSKQKTNGVINCCTPDSEAIGNLCFEYIEGPQAAPLHLPPHSCLPARIMINQSQNFCHASYQCIFHDTHCLRPSLDNITKIVQIKRKEGKDVLFFGYPADIYRTIDVSDWVPKYSFLNPKLPEVLTLLCKYITIFSAGLAVINIVPCFFLDGQYIINILILYLLNFTPHNKNIRQTVILMITSIGTLLLTINLLYVLMNKLL, from the exons ATGGATCGTTCTAAATTTTGGACTGTTTGGTTTAATACAGGAGTGATTGTTAGTGTTATTATTTTACCTATTGCTACAATTGCAATTTTAAGAATGACATTCAATATATGGACTAATGGACCATCTATTGATAATACTAATTCTGAGTCTTTATTAGAACCTatg tTACCTGGAATAGATGTGCCCTTTAATGAAATtggatattatatcattacattAGCAGTTTGCAGTATTATGCATGAGTTAGGACATGCATTGGCTGCAGCAAGAGAAGATGTTCAGCTATTTGGTTTAGGAATACTAATTGCATTTACAATACCTATAGCTTATGTACATATAAGTAGTGAACAACTTAGTTCATTACCATTAAAAAATCAACTAAGAGTTACTTGTGCAGGAATTTGGCATAATGTAGTACTTGCTACAGTGGCTGCCACCATTCTTATGCTTTCTACATGGTTGTGGGCACCATTTTATGCAGTGGGAAAtggaatttatgtaaaaactattttacCT aattcacCTGTATTAGGTCCTACAGGACTTCTTGAACAGGATGTAATATATGAGATAAATGACTGTTCTATAAAACATGCTGAGGACTGGTatgattgtatattaaatacaattaatcaaCCAGCTCTTGGATATTGTGTTAAACAATCATTTATTCAG GAATATGATGAATCAATTCCATCAAAACAAAAAACTAATGGTGTTATTAATTGTTGTACACCAGATAGTGAAgcaattggaaatttatgttttgaatatattgaagGGCCTCAAGCAGCTCCTTTACATTTACCACCTCATTCCTGTCTTCCAGCTAGAATTATGATTAATCAGTCACAAAATTTTTGTCATGCTAGTTACCAATGCATATTTCATGATACTCATTGTTTAAGACCTTCCCTTGATAATATTACTAAG attgttcaaataaaaagaaaagaaggaaaggatgttttattttttggatatCCAGCAGATATTTATCGGACAATTGATGTATCTGATTGGGTACCTAAATACTCATTCTTAAATCCTAAATTACCAGAAGTTTTAACTCTTCTTTGTAAATACATTACGATATTTTCTGCGGGATTAGCAGTTATTAATATCGTGCCTTGTTTCTTTCTAGATGgacaatatatcataaatatacttatactttatttattaaattttacacctcataataagaatattagacAAActgttatattaatgataacaaGTATAGGTACATTACTTcttactataaatttattgtatgtacttatgaataaattattataa
- the LOC107996867 gene encoding membrane-bound transcription factor site-2 protease isoform X1 translates to MEVLNVLIIIGLIHCSLFFFDTIFKTCSHYPYLYFLKNTGLEVQILRIKWFTTAFNRKIIKWGMDRSKFWTVWFNTGVIVSVIILPIATIAILRMTFNIWTNGPSIDNTNSESLLEPMLPGIDVPFNEIGYYIITLAVCSIMHELGHALAAAREDVQLFGLGILIAFTIPIAYVHISSEQLSSLPLKNQLRVTCAGIWHNVVLATVAATILMLSTWLWAPFYAVGNGIYVKTILPNSPVLGPTGLLEQDVIYEINDCSIKHAEDWYDCILNTINQPALGYCVKQSFIQEYDESIPSKQKTNGVINCCTPDSEAIGNLCFEYIEGPQAAPLHLPPHSCLPARIMINQSQNFCHASYQCIFHDTHCLRPSLDNITKIVQIKRKEGKDVLFFGYPADIYRTIDVSDWVPKYSFLNPKLPEVLTLLCKYITIFSAGLAVINIVPCFFLDGQYIINILILYLLNFTPHNKNIRQTVILMITSIGTLLLTINLLYVLMNKLL, encoded by the exons atggaagttttaaatgtattaattataataggtCTCATTCATTgttcattattcttttttgacACAATTTTTAAG acATGTTCACATTATccttacttatattttttgaaaaatactgGTTTAGAAGTtcaaatattacgaataaaatggTTTACTACAGCATTTAATcgtaagataattaaatgggGAATGGATCGTTCTAAATTTTGGACTGTTTGGTTTAATACAGGAGTGATTGTTAGTGTTATTATTTTACCTATTGCTACAATTGCAATTTTAAGAATGACATTCAATATATGGACTAATGGACCATCTATTGATAATACTAATTCTGAGTCTTTATTAGAACCTatg tTACCTGGAATAGATGTGCCCTTTAATGAAATtggatattatatcattacattAGCAGTTTGCAGTATTATGCATGAGTTAGGACATGCATTGGCTGCAGCAAGAGAAGATGTTCAGCTATTTGGTTTAGGAATACTAATTGCATTTACAATACCTATAGCTTATGTACATATAAGTAGTGAACAACTTAGTTCATTACCATTAAAAAATCAACTAAGAGTTACTTGTGCAGGAATTTGGCATAATGTAGTACTTGCTACAGTGGCTGCCACCATTCTTATGCTTTCTACATGGTTGTGGGCACCATTTTATGCAGTGGGAAAtggaatttatgtaaaaactattttacCT aattcacCTGTATTAGGTCCTACAGGACTTCTTGAACAGGATGTAATATATGAGATAAATGACTGTTCTATAAAACATGCTGAGGACTGGTatgattgtatattaaatacaattaatcaaCCAGCTCTTGGATATTGTGTTAAACAATCATTTATTCAG GAATATGATGAATCAATTCCATCAAAACAAAAAACTAATGGTGTTATTAATTGTTGTACACCAGATAGTGAAgcaattggaaatttatgttttgaatatattgaagGGCCTCAAGCAGCTCCTTTACATTTACCACCTCATTCCTGTCTTCCAGCTAGAATTATGATTAATCAGTCACAAAATTTTTGTCATGCTAGTTACCAATGCATATTTCATGATACTCATTGTTTAAGACCTTCCCTTGATAATATTACTAAG attgttcaaataaaaagaaaagaaggaaaggatgttttattttttggatatCCAGCAGATATTTATCGGACAATTGATGTATCTGATTGGGTACCTAAATACTCATTCTTAAATCCTAAATTACCAGAAGTTTTAACTCTTCTTTGTAAATACATTACGATATTTTCTGCGGGATTAGCAGTTATTAATATCGTGCCTTGTTTCTTTCTAGATGgacaatatatcataaatatacttatactttatttattaaattttacacctcataataagaatattagacAAActgttatattaatgataacaaGTATAGGTACATTACTTcttactataaatttattgtatgtacttatgaataaattattataa
- the LOC107996867 gene encoding membrane-bound transcription factor site-2 protease isoform X3 translates to MEVLNVLIIIGLIHCSLFFFDTIFKTCSHYPYLYFLKNTGLEVQILRIKWFTTAFNRKIIKWGMDRSKFWTVWFNTGVIVSVIILPIATIAILRMTFNIWTNGPSIDNTNSESLLEPMLPGIDVPFNEIGYYIITLAVCSIMHELGHALAAAREDVQLFGLGILIAFTIPIAYVHISSEQLSSLPLKNQLRVTCAGIWHNVVLATVAATILMLSTWLWAPFYAVGNGIYVKTILPNSPVLGPTGLLEQDVIYEINDCSIKHAEDWYDCILNTINQPALGYCVKQSFIQEYDESIPSKQKTNGVINCCTPDSEAIGNLCFEYIEGPQAAPLHLPPHSCLPARIMINQSQNFCHASYQCIFHDTHCLRPSLDNITKIVQIKRKEGKDVLFFGYPADIYRTIDVSDWMDNIS, encoded by the exons atggaagttttaaatgtattaattataataggtCTCATTCATTgttcattattcttttttgacACAATTTTTAAG acATGTTCACATTATccttacttatattttttgaaaaatactgGTTTAGAAGTtcaaatattacgaataaaatggTTTACTACAGCATTTAATcgtaagataattaaatgggGAATGGATCGTTCTAAATTTTGGACTGTTTGGTTTAATACAGGAGTGATTGTTAGTGTTATTATTTTACCTATTGCTACAATTGCAATTTTAAGAATGACATTCAATATATGGACTAATGGACCATCTATTGATAATACTAATTCTGAGTCTTTATTAGAACCTatg tTACCTGGAATAGATGTGCCCTTTAATGAAATtggatattatatcattacattAGCAGTTTGCAGTATTATGCATGAGTTAGGACATGCATTGGCTGCAGCAAGAGAAGATGTTCAGCTATTTGGTTTAGGAATACTAATTGCATTTACAATACCTATAGCTTATGTACATATAAGTAGTGAACAACTTAGTTCATTACCATTAAAAAATCAACTAAGAGTTACTTGTGCAGGAATTTGGCATAATGTAGTACTTGCTACAGTGGCTGCCACCATTCTTATGCTTTCTACATGGTTGTGGGCACCATTTTATGCAGTGGGAAAtggaatttatgtaaaaactattttacCT aattcacCTGTATTAGGTCCTACAGGACTTCTTGAACAGGATGTAATATATGAGATAAATGACTGTTCTATAAAACATGCTGAGGACTGGTatgattgtatattaaatacaattaatcaaCCAGCTCTTGGATATTGTGTTAAACAATCATTTATTCAG GAATATGATGAATCAATTCCATCAAAACAAAAAACTAATGGTGTTATTAATTGTTGTACACCAGATAGTGAAgcaattggaaatttatgttttgaatatattgaagGGCCTCAAGCAGCTCCTTTACATTTACCACCTCATTCCTGTCTTCCAGCTAGAATTATGATTAATCAGTCACAAAATTTTTGTCATGCTAGTTACCAATGCATATTTCATGATACTCATTGTTTAAGACCTTCCCTTGATAATATTACTAAG attgttcaaataaaaagaaaagaaggaaaggatgttttattttttggatatCCAGCAGATATTTATCGGACAATTGATGTATCTGATTGG ATGgacaatatatcataa
- the LOC107996869 gene encoding 8-oxo-dGDP phosphatase NUDT18 translates to MSLTIEKQIELLLTGHPLEIDDMHEIIHTAQNEIGETGVSSTYIPICQKTVTYIVAAVIINNQGEILMMQEAKSNCNGKWYLPAGRVEPNENLLDAVKREVLEETGLILQPETLILIECATGSWFRFVFTGKIIGGKLKTLEEANKESLQACWISNINDLTLRSHDIVSLIERGKLYMNKDVSQHPNLMPISTPLNKLLLRLIITSKKRATNKLHILVSNAMPFHLPICEINPNRNLLSTLHNFMKELFGNEVAQHKPHGVVSLEFSGGQGGDGLCLTLLVSFKLPVENVPANEKFIWYELPENLATSITHRLPRNMTVPLSVIR, encoded by the exons ATGTCGTTAACTAtcgaaaaacaaattgaattattgttaACTGGTCATCCTTTAGAAATTGATGATATGCATGAAATCATCCATACCGCACAAAATGAAatag gagAAACAGGAGTATCTAGTACTTATATACCAATTTGTCAAAAAACTGTAACATATATTGTTGCtgcagtaataataaataatcaaggagaaatattaatgatgCAAGAAGCTAAATCTAATTGTAATGGAAAATGGTATTTACCTGCTGGTCGAGTTGAacctaatgaaaatttattagatgcTGTTAAAAGAGAAGTTTTAGAAGAAACAGGACTTATATTACAACCAGaaacattgatattaatagaatGTGCAACTGGTTCATGGTTTCGATTTGTATTTACTGGCAAAATAATTGGTGGTAAATTGAAAACATTAGAAGAAGCAAATAAAGAATCATTACAAGCATGTTggataagtaatataaatgatttaacacTCAGATCACATGATATTGTATCTTTGATAGAAAGAGGTAaactttatatgaataaagatGTTTCACAACATCCAAATTTAATGCCAATTAGTACAccattaaacaaattattattacgactAATAATCACCTCAAAGAAAAGAGCAAC GAATAAATTGCATATTCTTGTATCAAATGCAATGCCATTTCATTTACCAATTTGTGAGATTAATCCAAATCGCAATCTTCTTTCAACTctacataattttatgaag gaaTTATTTGGAAATGAAGTAGCACAACATAAACCACATGGAGTAGTTTCTCTAGAATTTAGTGGAGGACAAGGAGGAGATGGACTTTGTTTAACATTATTAGTTTCATTTAAGTTACCTGTGGAAAATGTACCtgctaatgaaaaatttatttggtaCGAATTGCCCGAAAATCTTGCTACGAGTATCACTCATCGATTACCGCGAAATATGACCGTGCCTTTAAGTGTAATacgataa